From the genome of Deltaproteobacteria bacterium, one region includes:
- a CDS encoding 30S ribosomal protein S12 translates to MPTMNQLVRQGRTAVPYRSASPALVRCPQRRGVCVRVYTTTPKKPNSALRKVARVRLTNSNEVTAYIPGEGHNLQEHSVVLIRGGRVKDLPGVRYHIVRGSLDCAGVEKRRRSRSKYGAKRPK, encoded by the coding sequence ATGCCCACGATGAATCAATTAGTGCGTCAGGGTCGGACCGCAGTGCCGTATCGCAGTGCCTCGCCGGCATTGGTGCGGTGCCCTCAACGGCGTGGCGTCTGTGTCCGTGTCTATACGACCACACCGAAAAAACCGAACTCCGCGTTGCGCAAAGTCGCGCGCGTTCGCCTCACGAACAGCAATGAAGTCACGGCGTACATTCCGGGCGAAGGCCACAATCTGCAAGAGCACTCGGTCGTATTAATCCGCGGTGGTCGTGTGAAAGATCTCCCTGGCGTTCGGTATCACATCGTCCGTGGTTCACTCGATTGTGCCGGTGTGGAAAAACGTCGTCGCAGTCGGTCAAAATATGGAGCGAAGCGACCCAAGTAA
- the rpsG gene encoding 30S ribosomal protein S7: MPRRKRASLRRDANPDFKYADKLVGKLITRLMLCGKKSVAEGVVYTAFDRIAAVKKDDPVKVFRQALENIKPILEVRSRRVGGANYQVPMEVRPERRVSLGLRWLVTAARDRSEKGMEGKLASEVLEALENRGGAVKKREETHRMAEANKAFAHFRW; encoded by the coding sequence ATGCCACGACGTAAACGGGCGTCTCTACGACGCGATGCGAATCCTGACTTCAAATATGCCGACAAGTTGGTCGGCAAGCTGATCACACGGCTGATGTTGTGCGGCAAAAAATCGGTCGCGGAAGGGGTCGTCTATACCGCCTTCGATCGCATCGCCGCCGTCAAGAAAGACGATCCGGTGAAGGTGTTCCGTCAGGCACTCGAAAATATTAAACCGATTTTGGAAGTCCGTTCTCGCCGCGTCGGTGGTGCGAACTACCAAGTGCCGATGGAAGTCCGGCCGGAACGGCGCGTCTCGTTGGGACTGCGTTGGCTCGTGACCGCCGCGCGCGATCGGAGCGAGAAGGGCATGGAAGGCAAGTTGGCCTCGGAAGTCCTCGAGGCCTTGGAAAATCGCGGTGGTGCCGTCAAGAAGCGGGAAGAAACTCACCGTATGGCTGAAGCCAATAAGGCGTTCGCACACTTCCGCTGGTAA